A portion of the Stigmatella aurantiaca DW4/3-1 genome contains these proteins:
- a CDS encoding LysR family transcriptional regulator: protein MKADLDDLKAFVAVARARGFREGARVNGGSASALSEAVRRLEAQLGVRLFHRTTRSVVLTEAGQGLLERLGPVLAELEAALDVVNGFRDRPAGALRLNVPVSAARLVLPRIVPPFLASYPDIRLEIITEDSFVDVLASGCDAGIRYDERLEQDMIAVPIGPRVQRFSTAASPAYLGRHGRPKHPRELLGHTCLRSRFSSGAMPPWEYERNGEVVQVDPVGPLIVSAGGASDLAIEAAISGSGIVYHFEDWLRPHLDSGALEPILKPWWQNFSGPFLYYPGRRLVPAPLRAFIDFIKTSAEAP, encoded by the coding sequence GTGAAAGCGGACCTCGATGACCTGAAGGCCTTCGTAGCGGTGGCGCGCGCCCGGGGCTTTCGCGAGGGCGCTCGCGTCAATGGCGGCAGTGCGTCCGCGCTTAGCGAGGCGGTCCGCCGCCTGGAGGCCCAGTTGGGGGTCCGGCTGTTCCACCGGACGACCCGCAGTGTCGTTCTGACCGAAGCGGGCCAGGGCTTGCTGGAGCGGCTCGGCCCCGTCTTGGCCGAGCTGGAAGCCGCCCTCGATGTGGTGAATGGCTTTCGTGACAGGCCCGCGGGCGCTCTGCGCCTCAACGTACCGGTCAGCGCGGCGCGGTTGGTGCTGCCCCGCATCGTTCCACCGTTCCTCGCCTCCTATCCCGATATCCGGCTGGAGATCATCACCGAGGACAGCTTTGTCGATGTGCTCGCCTCCGGGTGCGACGCCGGCATCCGTTACGACGAACGGCTGGAGCAGGACATGATCGCGGTGCCCATCGGACCGCGCGTCCAACGCTTCTCCACCGCCGCTTCCCCGGCTTACCTGGGCCGCCATGGCCGGCCGAAACACCCCCGCGAATTGCTGGGCCACACTTGTCTGCGCAGCCGGTTTTCCAGCGGCGCGATGCCGCCATGGGAGTACGAGCGGAACGGCGAGGTGGTGCAGGTCGATCCGGTGGGACCGCTGATCGTGAGTGCGGGCGGGGCGAGCGACCTCGCCATCGAGGCGGCGATCTCCGGCAGCGGCATCGTGTACCACTTCGAGGACTGGCTACGGCCACACCTCGACAGCGGTGCCCTTGAGCCCATCCTCAAACCCTGGTGGCAGAACTTCTCGGGGCCGTTTCTCTACTACCCCGGGCGGCGCCTCGTGCCGGCGCCGCTGCGGGCCTTCATCGACTTCATCAAGACATCGGCTGAAGCGCCTTGA
- a CDS encoding aldo/keto reductase family oxidoreductase encodes MSKIDLSGTFPLGGRTVKRLGYGAMQLAGPGVFGPPKDHGAALAVLREAVASGVNHIDTSDYYGPYVTNRLIREALAPYPRDLVIVTKIGARRGEDGAWLPAFSPQELTQAVHDNLRNLGLEALDVVNLRLMFSAHGPAEGSIEAPLTVLAGLQQQGLVRHIGLSNVTPTQIAEARRITPIVCVQNQYNLAHRADDALIDRLARDGIAYVPFFPLGGFTPLQSSTLSGVAARLGATPMQVALAWLLRRSPNILLIPGTSSVTHLRENLAAAECALPDEALKELDAVTSSSGTPR; translated from the coding sequence ATGTCCAAGATTGACCTGTCCGGCACATTCCCCCTCGGAGGCCGCACCGTGAAGCGGCTCGGCTATGGCGCCATGCAGCTCGCGGGGCCCGGCGTGTTCGGCCCGCCCAAGGATCACGGCGCGGCGTTGGCCGTGCTGCGCGAGGCGGTCGCGAGCGGGGTCAACCACATCGACACCAGCGACTACTACGGCCCGTACGTCACGAACCGGTTGATCCGCGAAGCGCTCGCGCCCTATCCCCGCGATCTCGTCATCGTCACCAAGATCGGCGCCCGGCGGGGCGAGGATGGCGCCTGGCTCCCGGCCTTCTCCCCCCAAGAGCTGACTCAGGCGGTCCACGACAACCTGCGCAACCTGGGCCTGGAGGCCCTCGACGTGGTGAACCTGCGCCTCATGTTCAGCGCTCATGGACCCGCAGAGGGCTCCATCGAGGCGCCACTCACGGTGCTGGCCGGGCTCCAGCAGCAAGGGCTGGTGCGCCACATCGGCCTGAGCAACGTCACCCCCACGCAGATCGCGGAGGCTCGCCGGATCACCCCCATCGTCTGCGTGCAGAACCAATACAATCTGGCGCATCGGGCCGACGATGCCTTGATCGACCGCCTTGCGCGCGACGGCATCGCCTACGTGCCGTTCTTCCCACTCGGCGGATTCACCCCCTTGCAGTCGTCCACCTTGTCCGGAGTCGCGGCGCGTCTCGGTGCCACCCCCATGCAGGTCGCGCTTGCCTGGTTGCTTCGCCGCTCGCCCAACATCCTTCTGATCCCCGGCACCTCGTCGGTCACGCACCTGAGGGAAAACCTCGCCGCCGCTGAATGCGCGCTGCCGGATGAGGCGCTCAAGGAATTGGATGCTGTCACGAGTTCGAGCGGGACACCGCGGTGA